In Apodemus sylvaticus chromosome 7, mApoSyl1.1, whole genome shotgun sequence, the sequence TATGCACTTTTTGCCCTTACAAagaacctgagtttagttcccaacaccaacatggcagctcacaatcatttgtaatcCAATTCcaagagatccaatgccctcatcTGATTTCCATGGGCATCActcacatggtacacatgcatacatgcaggctgtacactcatacacataaaaaacaaaccatTCAGGGGGTTGGATAGGTGGTTCCAGAAGAAAAGCACTTCTCTAGCATGTAAAAGCTCCTAAGCTGCTACACCAGTGATGTCAAGCACTGGTAACATAGAACATGATTCAGCCTTATATATTTTCCTAGGCTCAAATCAGTATCAGAATATTTAACTTGAATTCCTCAAGGCAGGCAACCATCATTCACAAGAAATAAATACTGAACCTGGGAGACATAGCATTTCAAGGCTATCAGCAGGCTTCCAAGGAAATTAGAATTCTAAGAATGGAGAATCCACAAGTGGACTTGATGTCTGCAACACATCTAAATGTGTCAGTAGGGGCCAAAGAGAGAGGCTGTAGTACAAAATTAGTGAATGACAAAAAGCTCCCCTGTGTAGAAATACCAGTGTAAACATCTGAAAAGCTTCTAACTCGGCTTTTCAACAGACCCTAACATGGACTTGGCCTTTAGGGAGCAGGGAGTTTTCTGCTCTAGACTGTGCCCTCTTCAGAGCAGCTCAGTTATATTCATGCTGGGTAAGGGTGTATTTTCAAGTCACTCATAAAATTTCTGCATTGCTATATTAGTGTGTACTCAAATGtttataaactaatttttttaatcaaCTAATTTTGCTTTATCTTTTCAGCTCATTTGAAGACTATGAATCGGATGAACCAGTGTCTCCCTCTGAACTTGGAAATAAGGGCAATAAAATAGTAACTTCAAGCCTTTCAGAGAAATGTGGAAAGCTTCAGTCAGTGGATGAAGAGTAGTTGCCACTATCTACACAAAAAAAGGATGGTGTATAGGGATGTTCTAGTTTGTGCACTGCTTTGTAAAGGGTTTGGTTCCTCCAAGTGCACTAGAAACTACAATGCTCTAAGTAGCTCAGCACAGGAGCCCCCTCCAGTTTGTCAGAAATCTGCAGAGCACTTCCTTGAAGTGACATACTGTCATCAATCACCTTCCAAAGTCTGCTGTCAGCACTCTACAGCCCTCAGTGTATAGAGGCTCTCTTGGAAACAAGGCCACGCACAGTTCTCTGCTCGGTAGCAGAAGCTGCCTCAGTATTGGCCAGCTTCCCTGGGGTACCTCAGGCTCCTACAGAACTTGTAAGAAAACTTCACTTGCAGAAAACTTGAGTCAAAAATTCTGGACTTGAAAAAGGGCCTCTAGAACTGGCTTTGTCCTAGTTAGTAACAAAAGCACTGCCAAAACATCTCAGAAACTACTTCTATGTACTGGAGTTCAGGGACCTTGAACTTACCTGGTTTAATGTAATTTCATCATGACCTGCCAAACTGCTAAGTCACTTTACATTCTCAGGTATTGTAACCAACCACTGGTCTCCAACTCTGCTAGCAAGCTCTGGCAACCCTGCATCTGACTGTGGACCTTATACAAAAATCTCATGAAATTTTTCTCTGAAAATGAATACAAGTTCAGAATTTGGGACTTGCTAACATTTGCAGACAATTATTGGATGATATATTAATCTACAAACTAATGACCTATCTTCATTTCTAGCAGAAGACGTACTTGAAGATTTAAGGAATGTGGCATCGCATGGAAACTTCTCATTACATACACTCCATCCCCTTTCTTGAATGCTAGACTAAGAAGTAAAAGTCATAAACTAAACAACAGTATTCCTTACTTCCTGTGGAAAATACCTACTGCACCAGGTATTTCATCCACCTCACTATATTAACCGTGAAAGAAAATGATTCTTACCCACAGTAGAAAAACCTTTTTTTACTCTAGTGGCAAATTCAGAATCCTGTACTTCCAACAGGCCACAGTGCAGCCAACACCTACGCTCTTACCCTTTAtgctgaaaaaaaaggaaaaaaaaaaactaaaaaggatGGACATTTctaaaatcaaagcaaccctctcctctctgtccttaTTTGGTCCCGACTTTAAAGGGTCAGAGTAGcaccccttcctctccatcctggTTCTCTTCCCAATCGAAAGGCCAAGCAGTAAAATAATCAAACCATGGGTGATGGAAAGTCACACATGGAGAAATTTCACAATGTCAACTAATACTAGAAATTAGCAAGCCCTGCAACTCCACCTGTCCCAATATCCTCCAGTTCCCTAAGACTTAACTAATCTTCCTTATAACCATTATGGAAACTAGGTATTATTACAACTAGGAATTAACCCAGATAACTAAAACCTAACAGTGACTAAACTgcggaaaatatttacaaaaaaacacacattggTTGGCATATGCCTAAAATCTCAGGATTTAAGTAGGTAAGGCAGGAGAcagaatgcatatatatatatatatatcacaccaGCACACAGGACACTGGGGTGAGGAGGATTgagggctcacagtttgaggtcagcatgggctacacaatgaaaccttgtcttaaaaagaaTCGCATCCAAGTTTAGCAGTAAGAGATAATGATttaatttcagatgaaaatacAAAAGGGTTaatacttataaaaaaaaaagggggggtagaGGTTTAAAGGACTTTATTAGCTGGGTATTCTAAAGTATTTTGAGACTTACCCAAAAGCACAATATAAAATCCAGCTTTTTAATATCCTTTAAACAACAGGAGCACAGGGCTGAGCCAGTTAAACCTCACTAGCTGCACTGAAATGTATGCACCCTGTAGTTTATCTGTGGTGCCCACCGCCAGGGCCCCTCAGCCTGGGTCAGCTTACTCTGCTCCCTTGCCCCCACTCAAACTCTTGCTTTTTACTTTGATCAAAACCCATCAACATCATCCAGTTGGAGGACTATTTAATTTGGGTTACCTGAATTATAACTTTATAAACAAGTGCTTCACCCTACTCCTTTCTTAGAAATGAATGCAAGGAGTATAACTTCTAAGGAACTAGGTTAGTATGTATTTGAcattttgttaaagatcaagCTAAATATATTCCTACTATCAAGCTGGAAATGTCAAATTGTGACAATACCCCAGGGACCTTGGAAGAGAtaatctaaagcagtggttctcaacactcataatacagctcctcatattgtgacccccccaaccataaaattctttactactttataactgtaattttgctattattaaTCATGATGTAAATAGCTGATATGCATTAGGCAACCCCTGAAAGGAGTTtcaacccataggttgagaaccactgaactaattattatttaatgaaaGGAGAGTTTCATAGCATAATTGCCAAGGTAAACAAACTAATAAAATTCTGTACATTTCCCTGTATCTATTGTATGTTACTACACTATTCAAAatgttgaaagaaaaaagaaagaaaagaaaagaagaaaagaaaaaagaaaaggaaatgaaagaaagaaaatcccaaaACTCTAACTCAGATATCATTTGCTTGGCTTTGGAAGTGTTTGAGTAAAGACGGTGCATGACTTGTTTTCCCCTTTTGCCAAACAAAATAAAGCTGTCATAGGTATGAATTGTGTTCACTATACATTTTTGGTTTTAGATACAATTCATTTTTAATGCCTGTAAATGCAGCTAAGTTTTTGCAAAAATAACTCTTTGTTTGAAGACTTGGGAATATTATAAAGAAACGCTTAAGAATACAATCTGTCAACCTGAGAAGTGTTTTCCTTTGGGATACAGGGATTTTCCAGGATCAAAGGTGACTTTAACCTCATCTATATATTAAAAGGCATGTTATTGGGTATCTAAAATGAAACCATAATAGTAGCTACAGATCATACAGTCTTGAGTTTTTATGTTCTAAAAGCATTGTTACCTACAGGGAAAAAAATGTTATACTCATTTTCTATATATGTTggggtttgttttgggttttgtttttttttttaaagaaagcaattaCACAGAACCTTTACCCTAGGActtcataaagaaaatatacactcAATGAAtctaaccaaaaagaaaaattgttaaCTCTCCAATGGCAGAGACTCAGATTATTCATGATAGACCAATTTAAATGaaatcttgttttttgtttagtaATTTCATGTCCTGGTGGATAAGTCCAGTTACTTTAATAAGTTCACAGCTAAATCATTTGTCAACATTACTTTAAAAAACACAtgtcataaagaaaaacaatataaaaaaaaatcaaggcactGTAATAGTTATTTTCCCCCCAGCTAATACAGACCATTCAAAACATGCTATCCCAAATTCCTCAGTATTCTACAACATAGAATTAGAAAACTATCATTTATTGATAGATTTAAGGTGTGATACAGGTTTCCAAAAATGTGGCAGTGAGAATACCAGcataaaaaagagaaacttgTGCTAAAAACAACCTGAATTCATCATTGGCAATGTTACAGAACAATCAAGGTCCTCACACACTGATGTCCACTTTGTCTGTACTGCTGGCCTCCCATGCATCAGGAAACAACGTGATCAAATCTGGGAAGCAAGGAGGTACTCCATGAATTTTAAGATATTCGGAAAGGTGGGAGATTTGCAAAATATAGCCTAATTATCCATGTGTACAATCTCATTTCTAGTCATTTCTGCAGTGATCATTAGTGAATAAAAAACAGATTTACACGATTATATAGCAGGGAATATGGTTCAACACAAAAACTGTTACAAATTTCAGGTAAATACATGTTTCATAAAACACTGCTATCActtaaagatttaaataaaattccaaaactTGGTAAGCAAATAAAGACAAGACAACTAAGAAGCATTTTCCACCATTTACTCTTGTTATCAAAAATAGTTCAACTCTtcttgcaaaacaaaaacaaaatcgtACATACTGGACACATACATcacatttttcttcctatggcTTTAGCCCACCCCCGCCCCACCAAAAGAGaccaaaaattttttttgtttttttgtttttttttgtttttttaaaaagcccaatgacaacaacaaaacaactacCTGACCACATCCACAGACAATGACACCAGGATACACTACAAAACAGGAGGTGTCATCTGCTCTGTGTCCAAAGGATTCTTCTCCATGTCTTTATGAGGCGAGTAACCATCATTGAACATGCTGTGtgccaaatcaaaacaacttcaACACATCAGATCTCACTGGATGGTGAGCGCAGTAGAAACTGGAACTTCCCTAGCAGTATTTGTCTTAAAATAAGCACTGCCAAAGCAGCAACTCTTGGAAATCACAAGGTTCTCTCTCCCCCTAGTCAGTCCTTGTTTAACTTGGGCTGTGCTCTTTCAAGCAACTGACTAGACTTCCCGTCAACAGAATGTTTATCTTCCCCATAAAGTTAATaggaagaagtcattaaaactgAAAGTTTGTGCTTTACATGCAAAAGAGCATTCTAAAGAAAATCCTCCGAGCTTTAGACCCACCTAAATGCACAGGCTTCATTAAAGGCATTTTTTATTAAGGCCTTGATAAAGAAGCCTTCATTTTGAACAgcaccctaaaaaaaaaaaaaaaaaagaaagaaagaaagaaagaaaaggaaaaaaaaggagcatATTCAAGGTAAAGCCTGTGGCAAATAGGAGATAAATAAAGAAGTTGTCAATGGCAATAAGTATAATGCATAAATCTGGGCACATCTGGGGCATTATTCCAAAATTCCTTTAAATAAAAcccaatttttaaattctttttatgttttttaaaaattctgtcatGAACTATATAAATTCAATTATATTCAGAATAAAACAGCTCTTCACTTTATTTACCAAATAGAACATTGCTCAAAGTGAAAGGACTTAGGATTTTCCATAGAAGTGAATCAGATAACTAGAAAGAAGGCTGAACtcataaaaatttaaagcatAAACAGCTTAACATTTGTGGTCTGACAgaatttatttgttcacttttttaaaagacagatttCTTAAACATTCTAATGAGGGggaaattttctttcataatacTGCTGATTTAAAAACTGCTACATACATGCCAGTAGCCAATTTTCATGATCAGAAATGGTATTATGTCAGCACAAAGGTTGGGCTGGACACATCAGCTTTTCAACAGGAGAAATATCAATGCAGCATCTGAAGGCAGCACAAAGTCTCCTGCTAAAACTAATGGCTACTTTTCCACAAAAAAATTAGCACAATCTTTATGGACTGACTAGATACCACTTCCTTACATTTAATCATCAACTTTGATTATGCACAAAGCATGACCATAAACAATGAGGTTATTGTTATTTCCTTGCCAAAGTTCATTTTGTATAAATCAGTTGCATCAGCATTTGTTCTCAAACTATGAGGTTCTGTAAGAACTAAGAACATATAGTTGTAGGGTTACTCCTCCATTATCTGCAAACTATTTCCCCGACACTAACACATATAACTTAGCAATGAAAACACTTGATACAAGTGATCTATATGCAGGAGCTCCGGCAAGTTAAACCAACAGAACCATAGCTGCCGTAAAACTGTAGCTATTTCCTACCAAGGGGTAGGTTTAAAGACCCACTGATTTAACAGTCGAATCTCATATCTATAGCTTCATCCAAACTTTTATCATCATGTGTACTGGCAGCTAAAAATGTCGTTACGGGGGACCCTGTGACATTAATTACACTGGTGCTGGTACTTGCGTTACGCACAGCAATGCTAGTCACATTAATGCCCAAAGTGAGCCTGGTCTGCTCCAAGGCCTTTTCTGGCACCGCAAATGCCTCCAGCTTTTTCTCCCCATTGGCCATATAGGAGTTTTGGCAGCCACGACAAATACAATCTAAGCAGGCTTTCCGGTTAGAGTAGCAGGGGCAGCGCTGGCCGCGGCAAGTAAGAACACTTGGATTCTGAGTAGCACGCCCGCATTTACATCCTTTCTTTTCCTGGGGTTTTTTGTACACAGTCTTGGTGGGGCTTCCTGGCATAAAATGATGACTAGGAATCTTTTCCTttactgttttgtcttttttaagaATACCTGGCTTGGATTTAGAGTGGGATTTCTTGGATCCATGTTCATGACTCTTTTTCATGCTTTTAGTAGATAAAAGTACAGTCTTGCTGATCTTGGGTGTCGTGCCTCCATTGGGAACAGTTGCTATAGGTTGAAGAGAGATTTTGCTTTCCCGCTtcacagtcacaggagcagatGCCCCCAGTGTTGGGCCTCGGATAATGGTAGAAATTGGAAGTGGCTGAACTTTCTCACTGTCACTTTCAGATCTGGATCGTTTTCGATTCAACTTTGCTACCTTCGGAGTTGCTGCTGTACATGATAACCCATGAAGTGCAGGGCTGGTAGACATGAAAACATTATGGCTAAGAGACTGGGAAGAAAGCTGCAAAAAAGGTCCATTGGATACAGTGGCTTCCAAGTTTGGCTGCAAATTAGAACAGCAAACTTCTGTATTCGAAACAGTTTCTAAGCTGCGGAGTACTTCTTCGACACTCAGCAAAAGAGAGTCACCAGGTTTTATATCTTCACTGAAACTACAGATATCAATACCTGTGGAGCATAAGTCAGTGGCTACCGTGTCACAGACAGGTGGCAGGCTGTCAGACAGATCCTCAGTTTTTATATCAACAGTATTACACACGTCAATTGTATTTGGATGTTCAGGTGAAGGGATATTTATACCAAATCTATCTATTGAAAGCCCATTGTAAGTAGGTAAACCATTGATAACAGAACTGCCAATGGCAATGCTGAGAGTGCTCTCAGACATTGGAGACAAGCTAGCTTGAGGATCAGCTGTGGGTTCTGAAGTTGAAGGTAAAGGGGAATGTGTCAAACACAGAGTGAAGGATGAATCTGAAGGTTTCTCTGTCTCCTCACAAAACAATGATCCGTCATTAAGCAAAGCCAAAATATCAGACGAACAGTCAACTGCTTCTATTATATCCCGTGCCAGTGTCGTCTGGGTTATATATTCACACAGTTTCTTGTAGCAATTCACTAGGATGCTTAACTGCTT encodes:
- the Msl2 gene encoding E3 ubiquitin-protein ligase MSL2 isoform X1 — translated: MNPVNATALYISASRLVLNYDPGDPKAFTEINRLLPYFRQSLSCCVCGHLLQDPIAPTNSTCQHYVCKTCKGKKMMMKPSCSWCKDYEQFEENKQLSILVNCYKKLCEYITQTTLARDIIEAVDCSSDILALLNDGSLFCEETEKPSDSSFTLCLTHSPLPSTSEPTADPQASLSPMSESTLSIAIGSSVINGLPTYNGLSIDRFGINIPSPEHPNTIDVCNTVDIKTEDLSDSLPPVCDTVATDLCSTGIDICSFSEDIKPGDSLLLSVEEVLRSLETVSNTEVCCSNLQPNLEATVSNGPFLQLSSQSLSHNVFMSTSPALHGLSCTAATPKVAKLNRKRSRSESDSEKVQPLPISTIIRGPTLGASAPVTVKRESKISLQPIATVPNGGTTPKISKTVLLSTKSMKKSHEHGSKKSHSKSKPGILKKDKTVKEKIPSHHFMPGSPTKTVYKKPQEKKGCKCGRATQNPSVLTCRGQRCPCYSNRKACLDCICRGCQNSYMANGEKKLEAFAVPEKALEQTRLTLGINVTSIAVRNASTSTSVINVTGSPVTTFLAASTHDDKSLDEAIDMRFDC
- the Msl2 gene encoding E3 ubiquitin-protein ligase MSL2 isoform X2 — its product is MMMKPSCSWCKDYEQFEENKQLSILVNCYKKLCEYITQTTLARDIIEAVDCSSDILALLNDGSLFCEETEKPSDSSFTLCLTHSPLPSTSEPTADPQASLSPMSESTLSIAIGSSVINGLPTYNGLSIDRFGINIPSPEHPNTIDVCNTVDIKTEDLSDSLPPVCDTVATDLCSTGIDICSFSEDIKPGDSLLLSVEEVLRSLETVSNTEVCCSNLQPNLEATVSNGPFLQLSSQSLSHNVFMSTSPALHGLSCTAATPKVAKLNRKRSRSESDSEKVQPLPISTIIRGPTLGASAPVTVKRESKISLQPIATVPNGGTTPKISKTVLLSTKSMKKSHEHGSKKSHSKSKPGILKKDKTVKEKIPSHHFMPGSPTKTVYKKPQEKKGCKCGRATQNPSVLTCRGQRCPCYSNRKACLDCICRGCQNSYMANGEKKLEAFAVPEKALEQTRLTLGINVTSIAVRNASTSTSVINVTGSPVTTFLAASTHDDKSLDEAIDMRFDC